The DNA region CGGGGATCCCCGGGGCTTTTTTGTTGTCCGGGCCTGGGCTCCCGTTAAAATGACTGCCCGACGCATTAAATGATCCAGGAGGCTTTTTTATGAGGAACTTCGCCAAGGTTTTGGCCGGATTGGTCTTAGTGGCCGGCGTGGGCGTGGCCCGGGCCGATTTCGAGGGCGTGGTGGATTACCACATCACCATGAGCGACAACAAGCAGATGGACACCGAGTACATGATCAAGGGCAAGAAGATCCGCATCAATATGAGCCATGGCGGGAACGACACTTCGTCCATCATGGACATGGGGGGGAAGAAGATCACGACCCTCATGCATAAACAGAAGATGTACATGGTCCACAGCATCGACCAGGCCGCGAAGACCGCTTCCAAGCATGCCCCCGAGGGAAAGGTCAGCAAGGCCTCCGGCACCAAGAACATCTTGGGTTATACCTGTGAGCATTGGATCTACGAAGGGAAGAACAGCAAGGTCGACTTCTGGGGCGCCAAGGGCCTGGGAACCTTCATGGGCATGGGCAATAGCCAGGGCGGAGCATCCAAAGAGGACGATTGGACGAAGGCCTTCAAAGACAAGGGTGTGTTCCCCTTGGAAGTGGATACGAACTTGAAGGACCACAAGACGATGACCATGGTGGCGACCAAGGTCGATAAGAAGTCGCTCGATTCCGGTCTTTTCGAGGTCCCGGCGGGCTATAAAAAAATGGATATGCCCGACATGAGCGGCATGATGGGTGGCAAGGACGGAAAGAAACCCTCGAAAGAGGACATCCTGAAAATGATGGAGAAGTACAAGCATTGATCGGTGTGCGAAAAAGGCCCCCGGTTCGGGGGCCTTTTTATTTGCCGAAGGTGGTATACAGGTGTATATTTTCGGCCAAGGAGTGGTTTTCATGAACAGGTCCGTTCGTCGGGTGATCTTCCTCGTGGCTTTATGGTTGGGAACGGCGGGTGTCCTTCGGGCCGCCGAGATCCTGACCAACGACGGCCAGCGTTTCAAGGGCAAGGTCCTGGAAGAGACCGCCACCGATTACCTCATGGAGATCGAGAACGGGGTCCAGGTCCGCATCGGGAAGGACCAGGTCGCGCATTTCGACGCGGCCGAAGCCCCCAAGGAATCGCTCAAGACCTATCCCGTGCTGGGCCTGACCTATGGGACCCCTTCGGTCGTGAATTTGGTGGCGGGTTATTATCTCGATGACTTCGGCCTGAAGCTTTCGGGGGCTTATTGGAGCGGCGTGCATGGGCTCCAGGCCGACCTGTCCTGGAAGGCGGTGGACAACGAAAAAGTCCTGGTGGACTTTTCCCTGGTGGGCGGGACCGTCCATACCGCGGGGGGATCGAACGGATTTTCCCTGTGGAGTTCCGGCGATTGGTCCGGGACCGATTGGACCTACGGGGGACTGGGGTTCGATGTGAATTACGGCGGGTTCTTCTTCGAGGTGATGGGGGTCACCGGCAATTTCCCCAATCCGGTGGCGTTCCCCTACCAAATAGGCCTCGAAGAAAGGTTCAATTAAAAGCTGTTGAACCACAGAGGGCACGGAGAGCACGGAGAAAGATGAAGACGATATCCATTGATGAGACCAATATCGTATCGGGAAAAGTCATCGATGCTGCGATGGAAGTCCATCGTGCTTTGGGGCCCGGGTTATTGGAAAGCGTCTATGAAGCTTGCTTGTTCGAGGAGCTGAAGGAGAAGGGCCTTAAGGTATTGCGGCAAGAATCCTTGCCCGTCTTTTATAAGGGACGGAAGATCGAGGCGGGCTTCCGGCTGGATCTTTATGTTGAGGACTGTTTAGTGATCGAGTTGAAGACGGTGGATGAAATACTCCCCATCCATGAGGCTCAGCTTATGACCTATTTAAAGTTGACCGGAGATCGGGTCGGTCTTTTGTTGAATTTCAATGTTCGTTTACTGAAGGACGGGATCAAAAGGGTGATTCTATGATCTTCTCCGTGATCTCTGTGCCCTCTGTGGTTCGAAAGAGGTTTTTTCGTGGCTAAGACCAAGACCCAATTCATCTGCCAGAACTGCGGGTCCAAGAGCCCCAAATGGCAGGGCAAGTGCAACGCCTGCGGCCAGTGGAACAGCTTCGTGGAGGAGATGGTCGAAAAGGCGGGGGCGGAGGAGCGGGGAAGGCATCTGGCCCAAAGCGGTGAAGCCAATCTGCCCCTGCCGCTGGACGAGATCGAAATGGAAGAGGGGTTCCGGCTCAAGACCCGTTTGGGCGAATTCGACCGGGTGTTGGGCGGGGGGATCGTGCCGGGGGAGACGGTCCTCATCGGCGGGGACCCGGGCATCGGAAAGTCCACCCTCCTGCTCCAGGTGGTGGACCGCCTGGCCAAGGAGCGCGGCCTTCAACCGGGCCAGGGCAAGTGTCTTTATGTGACCGGTGAGGAGTCGGCCCAACAGATCAAGCTCCGGGCCGAGCGGCTGGGCATCCGTTCCAACAACCTCTATATCTTCCCGGAGACCGACGTGAAGGCCATCCTGGACCAGGTCCAGAAGACCCGGCCCCTTTTGACCGTCATCGACTCCATCCAGACCCTTTTCCTGGCCGATATCACCTCGGCCCCCGGCAGCGTCTCCCAGGTGCGGGAGGCGGCGGCCCGCCTGACCTACCTGGCCAAGCGGGAAAAGCTCCCCATGTTCCTCATCGGCCATGTGACCAAGGAGGGGAGCGTGGCGGGCCCGATGGTGCTCGAACATATGGTGGACGCGGTGCTCTATTTCGAGGGGGACCTGCAGCGCCATTACCGCCTTTTGAGGGCGGTCAAGAACCGCTTCGGGAGCACCCAGGAGATCGGCATCTTCGAGATGCGGGAGAACGGGTTGGAAGAGGTGGCCGACGCCTCCAAGGCCTTCCTGGAGGCCCACTCGGTCCATAGCTCGGGATCCGTCATCACGGCCAGTTTGGAGGGGACGAGGCCCCTTCTCCTGGAGGTCCAGGCCCTGGTGAGTCCCACCAACTTCGGCATGCCCCAACGCCGATCGACCGGTATCGATCCCAACCGCCTG from bacterium includes:
- a CDS encoding GxxExxY protein; translated protein: MKTISIDETNIVSGKVIDAAMEVHRALGPGLLESVYEACLFEELKEKGLKVLRQESLPVFYKGRKIEAGFRLDLYVEDCLVIELKTVDEILPIHEAQLMTYLKLTGDRVGLLLNFNVRLLKDGIKRVIL
- a CDS encoding DUF4412 domain-containing protein; its protein translation is MRNFAKVLAGLVLVAGVGVARADFEGVVDYHITMSDNKQMDTEYMIKGKKIRINMSHGGNDTSSIMDMGGKKITTLMHKQKMYMVHSIDQAAKTASKHAPEGKVSKASGTKNILGYTCEHWIYEGKNSKVDFWGAKGLGTFMGMGNSQGGASKEDDWTKAFKDKGVFPLEVDTNLKDHKTMTMVATKVDKKSLDSGLFEVPAGYKKMDMPDMSGMMGGKDGKKPSKEDILKMMEKYKH
- the radA gene encoding DNA repair protein RadA → MAKTKTQFICQNCGSKSPKWQGKCNACGQWNSFVEEMVEKAGAEERGRHLAQSGEANLPLPLDEIEMEEGFRLKTRLGEFDRVLGGGIVPGETVLIGGDPGIGKSTLLLQVVDRLAKERGLQPGQGKCLYVTGEESAQQIKLRAERLGIRSNNLYIFPETDVKAILDQVQKTRPLLTVIDSIQTLFLADITSAPGSVSQVREAAARLTYLAKREKLPMFLIGHVTKEGSVAGPMVLEHMVDAVLYFEGDLQRHYRLLRAVKNRFGSTQEIGIFEMRENGLEEVADASKAFLEAHSVHSSGSVITASLEGTRPLLLEVQALVSPTNFGMPQRRSTGIDPNRLALILAILEKRLGMAVSSQDVFLNLAGGIRVMEPSIDLSVATAIASSFRECSVGADTLVLGELGLSGEVRSVSQIGARLAEAARLGFKQAVIPHGNLKAVSLLPDAPMEILGVKTLSEAIGILVAR